In Astyanax mexicanus isolate ESR-SI-001 chromosome 17, AstMex3_surface, whole genome shotgun sequence, a single window of DNA contains:
- the alg13 gene encoding putative bifunctional UDP-N-acetylglucosamine transferase and deubiquitinase ALG13, which yields MQKAPKKYFVNMDEYLASVGLYRKMMARDASCLFRAVSEQLYYSQNYHCKIRKDCVDFMRTNRSHFEPFVEGFFEKYLERLEDPKETAGQVEIKALSLLYRRCFIVYRYPGKPPSEIGDEDLPKILLCCSSNGHYDIVYSRTYPVDAAICQSLLYELLYTCVLGIEEEDLHMAVDGFRAGGRRYRNSLSVCSEDGGYETPEDRGSRSAHAQTGIQGYVFLPDRREEWEFSGHSRSEDKAKFGTEDQKAPEAPMKLSLPYKVLKALEPEMYRNVEFDVWQDSRKELQKTDYMVFAGRQYFLGDKCQVRLDPKGKYYNAFIQEVGTHQSAVTVFIEELGEKHLVSLTNLKPVNPVPAWNVTPSRKGSSYSSAEHYPGDLDPELRGRRRFLKRTRGKEVLMAFSYGRSQPGLPPRLQPCPGNLSPVRAPGVHTAPPGGLSYEHYRPHPAPRPPRGYGPPRSSARFLNRHHLIGPEMAYYPSPGKRCYHSFDNYSFKSRRSRRQMHSVNKECQFGFVPDPGEDAQDIEGAMTFYEMEEADENAFSTIPGQTVSSTMVPGAATYWVPGGSSNISSSKQPITSSEEDPDERSTAGDHGEYTEEYIFSASDAGFQAPSVYAAAEASTNLTIQEGGSRAGSPQEGVATYSYSQQVVVKSAVLSSSQPVNSAPAAIFTSNSSPSSSAGSSHSPPNPLQPSSITPGQPPPVHGMNRPVVPMQFPPASPWFVNEVGEPVTVAPPPPYSYDPNGSDLPRDCKVLQYFFNLGVQTYQQSYWNSVVHMQQVYQQPAGGAEPQYQPYPNPAPAPSPDHTVPQPYPEPARPCLHPQGEPTSNGTPLAVEPPTAAVPGTVFFPLVQEQCSQPPLHPTYEPYLPVLSTTYHYLTPWTPGPLPHPRLHHTSYCPSSLPHVNYVTAPSHPTHFVPPGV from the exons ATGCAGAAAGCGCCGAAGAAATACTTCGTGAACATGGACGAGTACCTGGCCAGCGTCGGGCTGTACCGCAAAATGATGGCACGAGACGCGTCCTGCCTGTTCCGAGCTGTTTCTGAGCAG CTTTATTACTCCCAGAATTACCATTGTAAAATCCGGAAAGATTGCGTGGACTTCATGAGGACAAACCGCAGCCACTTCGAGCCG TTTGTTGAAGGATTTTTCGAGAAGTATTTGGAGCGTTTGGAGGATCCTAAG GAAACTGCAGGCCAAGTGGAGATCAAGGCTTTGTCTCTGCTTTACAG gAGGTGCTTCATCGTATACAGGTACCCGGGGAAGCCGCCATCGGAGATCGGAGATGAAGACCTGCCCAAG ATTTTGCTCTGTTGCTCAAGCAACGGTCACTACGACATTGTCTACTCGAGGACTTATCCAGTGGACGCAGCGATATGCCAGT CACTGCTGTACGAGTTGCTGTACACTTGTGTTCTTGGTATTGAAGAGGAGGATCTGCACATGGCTGTGGATGGGTTCCGTGCTGGTGGGCGGCGCTATAGGAACAGCCTGTCCGTGTGCAGTGAGGATGGGGGTTACGAGACCCCTGAGGACAGGGGTTCCAGGTCTGCACATGCTCAAACAGGAATACAGGGCTATGTGTTTCTGCCTGACCGCAG GGAGGAGTGGGAGTTTAGTGGTCATAGTCGTTCGGAGGATAAAGCCAAATTTGGAACAGAAGACCAAAAG GCTCCAGAAGCACCAATGAAACTTTCTCTTCCCTACAAAGTGCTGAAAGCCCTGGAGCCTGAGATGTACCGCAACGTGGAGTTCGATGTGTGGCAGGACAGCCGCAAAG AACTGCAGAAGACTGATTATATGGTGTTTGCTGGCCGACAGTATTTCTTAGGAGACAAGTGTCAG GTTCGTTTGGATCCTAAAGGGAAGTACTACAATGCTTTTATACAGGAAGTGGGAACTCATCAGAGCGCCGTCACTGTGTTTATAGAAGAGCTGGGAGAAAA GCACTTGGTGTCTTTAACCAATCTGAAGCCAGTAAATCCAGTCCCAGCGTGGAACGTAACTCCCAGCAGGAAGGGCAGCTCCTACAGCAGTGCTGAACATTACCCTGGAGATCTAG ACCCCGAGCTGCGGGGGCGCCGGCGGTTCCTGAAGAGGACCCGGGGTAAGGAGGTTCTCATGGCCTTCTCTTATGGCCGGTCCCAGCCCGGCCTGCCCCCCCGCCTGCAGCCCTGCCCGGGGAACCTGTCCCCTGTCCGAGCCCCGGGAGTGCACACTGCGCCCCCTGGAGGCCTGAGCTACGAGCACTACCGCCCCCACCCTGCACCCCGACCCCCGAGAGGATACGGACCACCCAG AAGCTCAGCTCGTTTCCTGAACAGACATCACCTCATTGGACCGGAGATGGCGTATTACCCCAGCCCTGGAAAACGCTGCTACCACAGCTTCGACAACTATTCCTTCAAATCACG CAGGAGCAGGCGTCAGATGCACTCAGTAAATAAGGAATGTCAGTTTGGCTTCGTGCCGGATCCCGGAGAAGATGCTCAGGACATCGAAGGAGCCATGACCTTCTACGAAATGGAGGAAGCAGACGAAAACGCCTTCTCCACCATACCA GGTCAGACTGTTAGCAGCACTATGGTACCTGGTGCTGCTACTTACTGGGTACCAGGAGGATCCAGCAATATATCATCCAGCAAACAACCCATAACATCATCTGAGGAGGACCCTGATGAAAGGAGCACTGCTGGAGACCATG GTGAATACACAGAGGAGTACATCTTTTCTGCCTCTG ATGCAGGATTTCAGGCCCCGTCTGTTTATGCTGCCGCAGAAGCTTCCACCAACCTG acaATTCAGGAGGGAGGCTCGCGTGCAGGCTCACCACAAGAGGGCGTTGCTACCTACAGTTACTCTCAGCAG GTAGTAGTGAAGTCAGCAGTGCTTTCCTCCTCCCAGCCTGTTAACTCCGCCCCCGCTGCCATCTTCACCTCTAACTCCTCCCCTTCCTCCTCTGCCGGGAGCTCCCACAGCCCCCCCAACCCCCTGCAGCCCTCCAGCATCACCCCCGGCCAGCCGCCGCCCGTACACGGCATGAACCGGCCAG TTGTTCCTATGCAGTTTCCTCCAGCGTCTCCATGGTTTGTGAATGAAGTGGGAGAGCCGGTCACTGTGGCTCCGCCTCCCCCTTATTCCTACGATCCTAACGGCAGCGACCTGCCCAGAG ATTGCAAAGTCCTGCAGTATTTCTTCAACTTGGGGGTACAG ACCTACCAGCAGAGTTACTGGAACTCGGTGGTGCACATGCAGCAGGTGTACCAGCAGCCGGCGGGCGGCGCAGAGCCTCAGTACCAGCCCTACCCGAACCCGGCGCCGGCTCCCAGCCCCGACCACACTGTGCCCCAGCCGTACCCCGAGCCTGCCCGCCCGTGCCTCCACCCGCAGGGAGAGCCGACCAGCAACG GCACCCCTCTGGCGGTGGAGCCCCCGACCGCGGCGGTCCCGGGCACGGTGTTCTTCCCCCTGGTGCAGGAGCAGTGCAGCCAGCCCCCCCTACACCCCACCTACGAGCCCTACCTGCCCGTGCTCTCCACCACCTACCACTACCTCACGCCCTGGACCCCCGGGCCCCTCCCCCATCCCCGCCTCCACCACACCTCCTActgcccctcctccctcccccacGTCAACTACGTCACCGCCCCCTCTCACCCCACCCACTTTGTGCCACCCGGTGTGTAA